A stretch of Geomonas oryzisoli DNA encodes these proteins:
- a CDS encoding DUF1318 domain-containing protein → MSIPAAALALLLALTSGCTLAKVDVNVVSERTSLENQVLGTYNALSEDVLLVASVRGVSPTGKVETPPKHSPEQQEAAQALENIAFHADDVETLKRLGWVGENLEGTLTSFNREVPEKAPADLKAFAGRFGEGEFRQVVSEVNRSREILMLRVVQTNENFTAKDLPAIRKVFARVNRQNSAPGTKVQEDDGKWVTR, encoded by the coding sequence TTGTCAATTCCCGCTGCCGCCCTCGCCCTGCTGCTGGCATTGACTTCCGGCTGCACGCTCGCCAAGGTCGACGTCAATGTGGTGAGCGAACGGACTTCGCTGGAAAACCAGGTGCTGGGAACCTACAACGCGCTGTCCGAGGACGTGCTCCTGGTGGCGTCGGTGCGCGGGGTATCGCCGACGGGTAAGGTGGAAACGCCGCCCAAACACTCGCCGGAACAGCAGGAGGCCGCACAGGCACTGGAAAACATCGCCTTCCACGCCGATGACGTCGAGACCCTGAAACGGCTCGGGTGGGTGGGGGAAAACCTGGAGGGAACCCTGACCAGCTTCAACCGCGAGGTCCCGGAAAAGGCCCCGGCCGACCTGAAGGCTTTTGCGGGCCGCTTCGGAGAAGGGGAATTCCGCCAGGTGGTGAGCGAGGTGAACCGCTCCCGCGAAATCCTGATGCTCAGGGTGGTGCAGACCAACGAGAACTTCACCGCCAAGGACCTCCCCGCCATCCGCAAGGTCTTCGCCAGGGTGAACCGCCAGAACAGCGCCCCCGGCACCAAGGTGCAGGAGGATGACGGGAAATGGGTAACCCGATGA